The genomic stretch TCTTTGAAGCAGGAAGCCGCCGCTGCAAAAAAGTGAAAGTAGAAGAATATTCTGGGTATCACTGGGACGGTTTACACGACAATCCCCAAGCCTGTCCATGGGGCACAAGAGTTATTTTTCGTAATGACAGGCTTTTCGTGCCGTTTCTTGGCCGACTTTTAGAGACCTACCTATTGCTACATACGTCATTCCTAATATATGCAATTGTTTTGCCCTGACGGCAAATATCTTGTATAATGCTACTGTTGTATTGACAGGAATCACTATGCGGGCAGTGAGCTCAGACGCGGTTCGAATTGGTTGCACTCGCGTCCGCCATATTTAGTCAGTCTTAGTCAGTTTTATATGGCAACGAGTTGGGGATTCGAAGCGAGGCCGCGCCGAGCGAATAGCGAGGAAAAGCGCTATGCGCGACAGCGGCCGAGCTGGCTACGCAGGCGAGCTCCGCGAGCCGAAGTAGCCGAATCCCCCAACGGCGCCGCCAAACAATCCTATTGAAACTATGAAACTATCCAAACTCACAAGCCTCTCCATTGTTCTCCTCGTCATCGCCGGGCTGATCATATCCGGCCAGCAGATCAAAGACAGGGATACCCTGTATCAGGTCTCCGTTTTGGATGCTCTCATGAAAGGTGATTACGACGGTAAAGTGACCTTGAATGAAATACGCAGGCACGGTGATTTTGGCATCGGCACCTTTGACCGGCTCGACGGTGAAGCGATAGAATTAGACGGGATATTCTATCAGGTCAGATCGGATGGAACGGTCCGGCGCCCTTCAGGTGATATAAGATCCCCTTTCTCCATGGTTAAATTTTTTGGCGCTGATATAGAATTTTCTGTTCCCAGGGAATCCGATTACCTTTCGTTGCAGAAGTTTATAGACAGCCGCCTGCCGACCAGGAATATTCCTTATGCGATCAAGGTTGAGGGTAGATTCAGTTATATTAAAACCAGGAGCGTTCCCGCGCAGAATAAGCCTTATTCTCCACTGTCCGAAGTTGTTAAAAATCAGAGCGTTTTCGAGTTTACTGATATAGCAGGCACCCTGGTAGGTTTCAGGATTCCGGATTATATGAAAGGTGTTAATATGCCTGGATATCATTTACATTTCATAAGCCGTGATAAAACAAAAGGCGGCCATGTCTTGGCATGCGTGATAGATAGCGCCAAAGCGAATGTCGATGATATCGATCGTTTCATAATGAGCTGCCCATAATTTTTCTAATTTATATTGGCCCACTGGCGTATTCCATGATATTATTATTAGATAATGGCAAAGCTTATTAATAGAAACAGCATTAAATTCAAGATACTGAGCATAGTGCTCTTCGCTCTGTTCCTGCTGACGTTCACTCTCGGCTATTTCTCTTTTCAATTTAGCAAGAACCGCATCATAGGCATGCTGGGGGATTCTCTCACCGGAATTGCAGCCTCCATAGCGAGCTTTATATCCGCTGAGGACGTTTACTATATTGTAAAGAATTCAGAAAATATCAAACGAGCCGCTACGTCTGAATATAACCGCCCTAAGGGACT from Candidatus Omnitrophota bacterium encodes the following:
- the budA gene encoding acetolactate decarboxylase, with amino-acid sequence MKLSKLTSLSIVLLVIAGLIISGQQIKDRDTLYQVSVLDALMKGDYDGKVTLNEIRRHGDFGIGTFDRLDGEAIELDGIFYQVRSDGTVRRPSGDIRSPFSMVKFFGADIEFSVPRESDYLSLQKFIDSRLPTRNIPYAIKVEGRFSYIKTRSVPAQNKPYSPLSEVVKNQSVFEFTDIAGTLVGFRIPDYMKGVNMPGYHLHFISRDKTKGGHVLACVIDSAKANVDDIDRFIMSCP